A window of the Cystobacter fuscus genome harbors these coding sequences:
- a CDS encoding isoaspartyl peptidase/L-asparaginase family protein, whose protein sequence is MPAPLRRALGSALVAALLFPLGCYTPLTTVREDEARLRAPDDTVRPAPRWGIALHGGAGIIPRESLTPEREAAVRAALTEALQAGHAVLARGGTSVEAVTSAIRVLEDSPYFNAGKGAVFTHEGKNELDASIMNGRTREAGAVAGLRHVKNPISLARIVMEKSPHVMLIGEGAEAFAREQGLELVSEDYFYTEERWQSLQRALEAEKKQQQAPPEPGQPQGPSTYQGPIDGDHKFGTVGAVALDQAGNLAAGTSTGGMTNKRFGRVGDSPIIGAGTYASERCAVSGTGHGEYFIRYSVARDICAHVELLALPLSESANHMVMEVLVQAGGEGGVIAMDARGNVAMPFNTSGMYRGYMGPEGEPSVAIFKEP, encoded by the coding sequence GTGCCTGCTCCGCTCCGCCGTGCCCTTGGCTCCGCCCTCGTGGCGGCACTGTTGTTTCCCCTGGGTTGCTACACGCCCCTCACCACCGTGAGGGAAGACGAGGCTCGTTTGCGCGCTCCCGACGACACCGTCCGGCCCGCGCCGCGCTGGGGCATCGCCCTGCACGGCGGTGCGGGCATCATCCCCCGCGAATCCCTCACCCCCGAGCGCGAGGCCGCCGTGCGCGCCGCGCTCACCGAGGCGCTCCAGGCGGGCCATGCCGTACTCGCCCGGGGCGGCACCAGCGTGGAGGCCGTCACCTCCGCCATCCGCGTCCTGGAGGACTCGCCCTACTTCAACGCGGGCAAGGGCGCCGTCTTCACCCACGAGGGCAAGAACGAGCTGGATGCGTCCATCATGAACGGGCGCACGCGCGAGGCCGGAGCGGTGGCGGGCCTGCGCCACGTGAAGAATCCCATCTCCCTGGCGCGCATCGTCATGGAGAAGTCCCCCCATGTGATGCTCATTGGCGAGGGCGCCGAGGCGTTCGCGCGCGAGCAGGGCCTCGAGCTCGTGTCCGAGGACTACTTCTACACCGAGGAGCGCTGGCAGTCGTTGCAGCGCGCGCTCGAGGCCGAGAAGAAGCAGCAGCAGGCGCCTCCCGAGCCCGGCCAGCCCCAGGGCCCCTCCACCTACCAGGGCCCGATCGACGGGGACCACAAGTTCGGCACCGTGGGCGCGGTGGCGCTCGACCAGGCGGGGAACCTCGCCGCGGGCACCTCCACGGGGGGCATGACGAACAAGCGCTTCGGCCGGGTGGGGGACTCCCCCATCATCGGCGCGGGGACGTACGCCAGCGAGCGCTGCGCGGTGTCCGGCACCGGCCATGGCGAGTACTTCATCCGCTACAGCGTGGCGCGCGACATCTGCGCCCACGTGGAGTTGTTGGCTCTGCCGCTGAGCGAGTCCGCCAACCACATGGTCATGGAGGTGCTGGTCCAGGCCGGCGGCGAGGGCGGGGTCATCGCCATGGACGCGCGGGGCAACGTGGCCATGCCGTTCAACACCTCGGGCATGTACCGCGGCTACATGGGTCCGGAGGGCGAGCCCTCCGTCGCCATCTTCAAGGAGCCCTGA